ACGATTCGTACATGCCGTGGCATCCCGGCTACACGTGGACCACCGTCGCCGAACGGCTCGAGACGGCCGGCGTGAGCTGGCGGGTCTACCAGGAGTGGGACAACTTCACCGACAACAACCTCGAGTACTTCGTCTGGTTCAAGCAGGTGGTGCACGCGCTGCTCGGGCATCCGGTGCTGGTGCCCTACCAGTTCACGACGCTGGCGGCGTTCTACACGGCGCTGCCGCTGCTGCCGCCGGACATCCAGAACGCGCTGCTGCGCGCACTCGACGAGGGCGTCCAGCGGCTCGACGGGCCCGACCGGCGGCTCTACGACCGTGCGCTGCGCCGCGAGCGGCCGGGAGCGCTCGCCGACGCGTTCCGCGCCGACGTCCGAGCAGGGACGCTGCCGGAGGTCTCGTACATCGTCCCGTCCTCGTCGGAGTCCGAGCACCCGATGGAGTCGTCGCCGGCGGCGAGCGCGACACTGGTCTACAAGATCCTCGACGCCGTCGCATCCGATCCCGAAACCTGGTCGAAGACAGCGATTTTCCTCAACTTCGACGAGAACGACGGCTACTACGACCACGTGCCGCCGCCGCTGCCGCCGCGGGGCGTGGTCGACGAGTATGTCGGCGACAAGCCGCTGGGACTGGGGCCGCGGGTGCCGATGACGGTGGTCTCGCCGTGGACCGTCGGCGGATACGTGTGTTCGCAGGTGTTCGACCACACCTCGGTCACCCGGTTCCTCGAGCAGCGGTTCGGGTTCACCCAGCCGGAGATCAGCGGGTGGCGGCGCACCGTCGCGGGCGATCTGACGTCGGCGTTCGACTTCGCCACCCCGCGGGCCCGCCCGTCGCTCACCCCGCCGCCGCCGGCGCCGCCGCTCACCCCGCGCTGGAAGCCCGCGCCGCCGGACCTGCAGCGGATGCCGGTGCAGGAGAGCGGAACCCGGCCCGCGCGGGCACTGCCCTATCAGCCGGACGCGGACGTCGTATTCGATGCCGCGGCACGGGAACTGTCGGTGCGCCTGCGTAATTCGGGGACCGAGAGCGCCCACCTGGCGCTGTACCCGTACGCGGGGGAGTTCGAGCTGCCGCGGCACTACGACGTCCACGGTGACCTTGCGGACACGATCCCGGTGCCGAGGGAGCGCTACGACCTCACGATGCTCGGCCCCAACGGTTTCCGGCGAGAGTTCGCGGGATCGGCGACCGGTCCCGGAGCGTCCGTGCAGGTGGGCACGACGATCGACGCGGCGAGTCGGACGGTGCGGGTGACCGTGACCAACCACGGCGTCGGTGCGGTCACGGTCGAGTTGGCCGGGGACTCCGCGTCGCTCGCGGCGGGCACCGAACGGTCGTGGACGGTGCCGTCGCAGCACGGCTGGTACGACGCGTCCCTCACGCTCGGTGAGGACCCGTCGTTCCGTCGTCGATGGATGGGGCACGTCGAGAACGGATCCGAGAGCGTGAGCCAGCCGTCGATCGCGGTGGCCGCCACCGGTGACCTGACGTTGCTGCCGCTGCCGCTGCCGCAGCCGCCGTCGACCGGTTCGGCGTCGCTCCCGGCGTCGTCGTCCGGATCGTGACCGTGCCGTAGCCGGCAAGAGTCGGCCCGGTTCACCCTGCAGGCTGAAGAAGCACTCCTGCCGATCGGTAAGCGCGGCTTATCGATGCACGAAAGAAAGTACCTGGACTTCCCTGCTGCGCGGTGTGAATGTTGTCTGCGTCACGTCGGAAAAGGTTTCAATTCTCGAGCGCAGGAGTTCCAAGAATGAAAGCAGCCCGCTATCACGGAGTTGGGGACATCCGTTTCGAAGATATCCCTGAGCCCGTTGCCGGTCCCGGTCAGGTGAAAGTTCGGGTTCATTTCAATGGATTGTGCGGCAGCGACCTGCACGAGTATTTCCATGCGCCGATGATGGCGCCGACAACGCCGCATCCTCTCACCGGAGTGAGTGTCCCAGTCGTCCTCGGTCACGAGTTCTCCGGCGAGATCGTGGCGGTAGGGGCAGGTGTCGACGAGCTGTCGGTCGGCGACGCCGTGGCGGTGGAACCCACCGTCAACTGTCGACGATGCCCGGCCTGTCTGGACGGCTCGTACAACCTCTGCAGCAGCATCGCCGCAGTCGGCTACAGCTGGGCGGGCGGGGGTGGGCTAGGACAGTATGCAGTGGTCGACGCTGATCATGTCTATCGGCTTCCCGACGGGATGAGCACCCGTGAGGGAGCGTTGATCGAACCCCTCGCCGTGGCCCTGCACGCCGTGCGCCGCGGCGATGTCGCTCCGGGCAGCAGTGTCGCCGTCCACGGGGCCGGTCCCATCGGGATCGGGGTGTTTCTGGCGTTGCGGGCCATGGGCATCGAGGACATCACCGTGATCGAGCCGTCGGCGGCCCGGCGCGCGGCGATCGAAGCTGTCGGAGCGACGAAGGTCATCGATCCCAATGAGACGGATGTCGTCGCGGAACTGCGCGCGAACACCGATGGAGTCGGTGTCGCGAGATCGTTCGAGACGGCCGGCGTGCCGGCCACATTCCTGAATGCGGTCCGCTCGACGGCTCGACACGGCCGAGTCGTGGTCGTCGCGGTGCATCAGAAGCCGGTCGAGTTCAACCCCACCGAGATCCTGTTCAACGAGTGCGAGATCGTCGGCTCCATCGCGTACTGCCGCGACTACCCGGAGACCATCGAGTTCATGGCTCGTGGGGCGTACCCGCTGGACAGTTGGGTGGAGACGATCGCCTTCGAGGACCTCATCACCGATGGATTCGGTCCACTCCGAGACCAAACAGCCATCAAGATCCTCGTCGACATGACCGCAGTCGGCTGACGGATCGAACCCCCTCCACCGGAATAGAAAGAGAAACCCATGACCGCTGCCTCGAACCTCGGACCGACATTCTGGATGACCGACCCCGGCGTCACGCCGAAGGGTGCAAGAAAGGAATTCGTCGACCCCGACGATATTCCGTGGACCGACTGGCTGATGCCAGGAACGCAATTCAAGCTTCTGTACTGCAATCTCGTGACCGGCGCGTTCACCCTCATCCTGAAAGTGGATCCCGGCACCATCGCCACTCCGCATTGGCATATGGGAAATGTGCAGGCGTACCTACTGGAAGGCGGGTTCTATTACGAGGAGGACGATCCCGGTATGGCCGGCATGTACACGTGCGAGGTAGCCGGCGCCGTGCACACGCCGATTGCCCCGGACGGCTGTGTCATGCTCGCCATGGTCGAGGGCCCGATCGCCGGCTACCTGCCCGATGGCGGACTCGGGGTCGTCGCCGACGCCCGATTGCACTACTACATGGCGCGTGACAACGGCGCCGTCGAGAAACTCCAACTGGTCGACTACGCCACCGATCCGTCTCAGGACATGCACGCCAAGGCGATCGGGTAGCCGCCGAATCGGCTAACCTGACAGCCGATTCTCCAACCGATGGTGTGCGAGGTGAAGCATGTATGTCTCGCCGCAGGCGCTTCGGTGTTTCCTCGCCGTGGCGGACGAGCTGCACTTCGGCCGCGCCGCCGCACAGCTACACATGACCGGCCCGGCGCTCAGTCAGCAGGTGTCCCGGCTGGAGAAGGACCTGCGTTTCCTGCTCTTCGAACGCAACTCCCGACACGTCGAGCTGACCGAGGCCGGACGTGCGCTGATCCCGCAGGCACGCGCAGTCGTGGCGGCCAACGAGAGTCTCCTGCGGTGGCGTGAATCGGTGCGGGAGGGCCGTCGCAGCATCGACATCGGGTTCATGGCAACCGGTGCCGGTCAGCTCACCACGGCCGTATTGGATCGGCTCCGCTCCGCCGATCCGGATCTGCAGGTGAGGTTGCACCATCTCGAGTGGAGCGAACAACTGGCGCCACTGCTGGCCGGCAACATCGATGCAGTATTCGTCCGGGAACCGTTTCCTGCCGAGGGAGTTCGGCGCCGGCGAATTCTGTCCGAGCGACGGGTGGCCGTGCTTGCGCACGACCACCCGTTGGCCGCCCGGGAGTCGATCCGGTTCGCCGAGATCGCCGCGGAGCCGTTCATCAGCAGCAGTGGCGGGCCGCCGGAATGGACCGACTTCTGGATGGTGAACCCGCGGCCGGACGGCACCCGAGCCGAACCGAGTCTTGCGGTGTCGACCGTGGAAGAACTGCTCGAAGCCGTGGCCGCGGGTGCAGGAGTCACCACCACCCCGGAGTCGCTGCCTTCGTACTATCGCCATCCGTTGGTCAGCTTCGTACCCATCGAGGACATCAGCCCAAGCGTCGTCACCCTGTGCACCTTGGAAGGCAACCGCAGGCCGGAGCTGGCAACGCTTCAGGATGCGATCGGTGAGGCCTGTCGCCAGGTAGCGCTCGAGCAGCCGGTGGAGTGAAGCTCGGCCTGTCTGTCGCTTCGGAACGGCACGCGCTCACGGCGTGCGATCGGCGCGGTGGAACTCGGCCGCGGGGGTGGGGGCGGCTGATGATCGTGTGCGGACGACAGCCTGTTCGCCCCGCGGCCCGAACAGGTGCAGGATCTCGACCGCGTTCGAGTCCCCGGGGCCGAACCAGTGCGGCTCGTTGGTGTCGAACTCGGCGACTTCGCCTGGGCGAAGGATGAATTCGCGCTCACCGAGGATGAGGCGCAGTTCGCCCGCCAGGACGTACAGCCACTCGTAGCCGGCGTGGGTCACCAGCTTCGGCTCGCGGGGGGCGAGCACCTCCTTGAACACCTGCACGCGGCCCGGGAATTGCGTCAGCGGTACCAGGGTGGTGCCGCGGCGTTTGCGGATCGGGGTGAGGTGGACGCGGGGATCTCCCGTGGCAGGCGCGGCGATCAGCTGCTCGATCGCGACGCGATGTGCGCGCGCGAGCGGAATCAGCAGGTCGAGGGTGGGCCGGCGCCTGCCGGACTCGAGCCGGGACAGTGCGCTGACGGAGATCCCGGTCTCGGCCGACAGGGACTCCAAGGTGAGGCCTCGGTCGTTGCGCAGCCTGCGCAGCCTGGGGCCGATGTCGTCGATGATCCGTTCCACGTCTCCGTCCACGACCACCATTTTGCGGTCTTCGCAAAAATGCTGGGCCGTCGGCGGGCCACACCGCGACCATTCGGGGATGGACAGACACCGCCGGGTACGGCAGATGACGAACGAGACGACACTCCGCGCCCCACTCGGGCTGAGCCCGCGTCGACAGTGGACAGTGCTGGCGGTCTGCTGTTCGAGCATGTTCGTCGTGGGGATGGACACGACAGTCGTCAACGTTGCCCTGCCCGCGATCGGTCAGGACCTGGGCGCGGACCTGCGCAGCCTCGAGTGGATCGTGGATGCGTACACCCTTGCTCTTGCCGGCCTCCTGATCTCTTCCGGGGCGCTGGCCGACCGATTCGGGCGACGGCGGGTGTTCCAACTCGGATTGGCGGTGTTCGCGGTTGCGTCGCTGGCCTGCGCACTC
This genomic stretch from Prescottella soli harbors:
- a CDS encoding 2,4'-dihydroxyacetophenone dioxygenase family protein, giving the protein MTAASNLGPTFWMTDPGVTPKGARKEFVDPDDIPWTDWLMPGTQFKLLYCNLVTGAFTLILKVDPGTIATPHWHMGNVQAYLLEGGFYYEEDDPGMAGMYTCEVAGAVHTPIAPDGCVMLAMVEGPIAGYLPDGGLGVVADARLHYYMARDNGAVEKLQLVDYATDPSQDMHAKAIG
- a CDS encoding phosphocholine-specific phospholipase C; this encodes MTFEMSRRRFMTIGAGAVGVAAVGSLLPPSLQAALASPVPPGGLDSIEHVVLLMQENRAFDHYFGTLRGVRGFGDPNALTLRTGRTVYEQPDRESVIVPYPIRDAAEAQRMDRQNVDSLDHEWVGGQAAVAGGWHDGWIPAKTAATMAHYDRQDIPFQFELAESFTVCDAYHCSVPTSTSPNRNYWFTGYTGFEPDGSRVVTNDSYMPWHPGYTWTTVAERLETAGVSWRVYQEWDNFTDNNLEYFVWFKQVVHALLGHPVLVPYQFTTLAAFYTALPLLPPDIQNALLRALDEGVQRLDGPDRRLYDRALRRERPGALADAFRADVRAGTLPEVSYIVPSSSESEHPMESSPAASATLVYKILDAVASDPETWSKTAIFLNFDENDGYYDHVPPPLPPRGVVDEYVGDKPLGLGPRVPMTVVSPWTVGGYVCSQVFDHTSVTRFLEQRFGFTQPEISGWRRTVAGDLTSAFDFATPRARPSLTPPPPAPPLTPRWKPAPPDLQRMPVQESGTRPARALPYQPDADVVFDAAARELSVRLRNSGTESAHLALYPYAGEFELPRHYDVHGDLADTIPVPRERYDLTMLGPNGFRREFAGSATGPGASVQVGTTIDAASRTVRVTVTNHGVGAVTVELAGDSASLAAGTERSWTVPSQHGWYDASLTLGEDPSFRRRWMGHVENGSESVSQPSIAVAATGDLTLLPLPLPQPPSTGSASLPASSSGS
- a CDS encoding helix-turn-helix domain-containing protein — translated: MVVVDGDVERIIDDIGPRLRRLRNDRGLTLESLSAETGISVSALSRLESGRRRPTLDLLIPLARAHRVAIEQLIAAPATGDPRVHLTPIRKRRGTTLVPLTQFPGRVQVFKEVLAPREPKLVTHAGYEWLYVLAGELRLILGEREFILRPGEVAEFDTNEPHWFGPGDSNAVEILHLFGPRGEQAVVRTRSSAAPTPAAEFHRADRTP
- a CDS encoding LysR family transcriptional regulator; amino-acid sequence: MYVSPQALRCFLAVADELHFGRAAAQLHMTGPALSQQVSRLEKDLRFLLFERNSRHVELTEAGRALIPQARAVVAANESLLRWRESVREGRRSIDIGFMATGAGQLTTAVLDRLRSADPDLQVRLHHLEWSEQLAPLLAGNIDAVFVREPFPAEGVRRRRILSERRVAVLAHDHPLAARESIRFAEIAAEPFISSSGGPPEWTDFWMVNPRPDGTRAEPSLAVSTVEELLEAVAAGAGVTTTPESLPSYYRHPLVSFVPIEDISPSVVTLCTLEGNRRPELATLQDAIGEACRQVALEQPVE
- a CDS encoding 2,3-butanediol dehydrogenase produces the protein MKAARYHGVGDIRFEDIPEPVAGPGQVKVRVHFNGLCGSDLHEYFHAPMMAPTTPHPLTGVSVPVVLGHEFSGEIVAVGAGVDELSVGDAVAVEPTVNCRRCPACLDGSYNLCSSIAAVGYSWAGGGGLGQYAVVDADHVYRLPDGMSTREGALIEPLAVALHAVRRGDVAPGSSVAVHGAGPIGIGVFLALRAMGIEDITVIEPSAARRAAIEAVGATKVIDPNETDVVAELRANTDGVGVARSFETAGVPATFLNAVRSTARHGRVVVVAVHQKPVEFNPTEILFNECEIVGSIAYCRDYPETIEFMARGAYPLDSWVETIAFEDLITDGFGPLRDQTAIKILVDMTAVG